A region of Micromonospora sp. WMMD882 DNA encodes the following proteins:
- a CDS encoding serine/threonine-protein kinase, protein MTGLGDASVPGLTALWTHDPVTAGPYRLLGRLGAGGQGVVFLGADDQGQRVAVKMINIDLSEPRARSQFMKEIAAARRVAPFCTAQVLFADVDGERPYVVSEFIEGPTLYRHVREQGPVTGNALHRLAVGTATALAAIHRSDVVHCDLKPDNVVLGRDGPRVIDFGIARALGNTETVTSRVMGTTAYMAPERFRNDSVGPPCDVFAWAATMAFAAGGRPPFGNDSLFAVMHRVVNDPPDLPPLPPGLAELIQQCLAKDPADRPVAEQVLIRLLGQDTRVTAALRPETVLQVGNDTAGAPTPNHPPPLPPPPATGPTATSGAQPVPPAGARPTPTAGGQPVPAVGGYGLPLTGGPPDPTGGDHWGRRWRREAADAWGISTAIFLGSVGAAAGYLAANAATVAVATGAATFGVVYLVRLLVAVLVGDRGDGR, encoded by the coding sequence ATGACAGGGTTGGGCGACGCGTCGGTGCCGGGGCTGACCGCGCTGTGGACGCACGATCCGGTCACCGCCGGTCCCTACCGGCTGCTCGGCCGACTGGGCGCGGGCGGTCAGGGCGTGGTCTTCCTCGGCGCGGATGACCAGGGTCAGCGGGTCGCCGTCAAGATGATCAACATTGACCTGAGCGAGCCGCGGGCCCGTTCCCAGTTCATGAAGGAGATCGCGGCGGCCCGTCGGGTCGCCCCGTTCTGCACCGCGCAGGTCCTCTTCGCCGACGTGGACGGCGAGCGCCCCTACGTGGTCAGCGAGTTCATCGAGGGGCCCACCCTGTACCGGCACGTCCGCGAGCAGGGCCCGGTCACCGGCAACGCGCTGCACCGGCTCGCCGTCGGCACCGCCACCGCGCTGGCCGCCATCCACCGCTCCGACGTGGTGCACTGCGACCTCAAACCGGACAACGTGGTCCTCGGCCGGGACGGCCCCCGGGTGATCGACTTCGGCATCGCGCGGGCGTTGGGCAACACCGAGACGGTCACCAGCCGGGTGATGGGCACCACCGCGTACATGGCGCCGGAGCGGTTCCGCAACGACTCGGTCGGTCCGCCCTGCGACGTGTTCGCCTGGGCCGCCACCATGGCCTTCGCCGCCGGCGGTCGGCCGCCGTTCGGCAACGACTCGCTCTTCGCGGTGATGCACCGGGTGGTGAACGATCCGCCCGACCTGCCGCCGCTGCCGCCGGGGCTGGCCGAGCTGATCCAGCAGTGCCTGGCCAAGGACCCGGCGGACCGACCGGTGGCCGAGCAGGTGCTGATCCGGCTGCTCGGGCAGGACACCCGGGTCACCGCCGCGCTGCGGCCGGAGACCGTCCTGCAGGTCGGCAACGACACGGCGGGCGCGCCGACCCCGAACCACCCGCCGCCACTGCCCCCGCCTCCCGCCACCGGCCCCACCGCGACCTCCGGCGCGCAGCCCGTTCCGCCGGCCGGCGCCCGGCCCACCCCGACGGCCGGCGGGCAACCGGTTCCGGCCGTCGGCGGGTACGGTCTTCCGCTGACCGGCGGGCCGCCTGATCCGACCGGTGGTGACCACTGGGGACGGCGGTGGCGCCGGGAGGCCGCCGACGCCTGGGGGATCTCGACCGCCATCTTCCTCGGCTCGGTCGGCGCGGCGGCCGGCTACCTGGCCGCGAACGCCGCGACCGTGGCGGTGGCGACCGGCGCGGCCACCTTCGGCGTGGTCTACCTGGTGCGGTTGCTGGTCGCGGTGCTGGTGGGTGATCGGGGCGACGGTCGCTGA
- a CDS encoding BTAD domain-containing putative transcriptional regulator: MTVAATDVDLCVLGPVSARRDHEPVALGGRRQRMVLAALLVARGRTLPAERLRELVWGDHDRTASRATLYGYIAGLRRALEPQRASRSGGLLVREGPGYAIRLPPDRVDADRFTALVGHGGVLLDRGRSAEAVSTLETALALWRGPAYADVGDTPFALPEVTRLESLRATAVELRLTALLDLGRHAAVLGELQALVLEHPLRERAWELLALALYRLGRQGDALGVLHRARRRLAERLGVDPGPALRRLETAILSHDESLAPATGAVAAGPARPGGGNLPTPVSSFVGRAADLADVRAAVAAHRLVTLTGPAGVGKTRLAIELARRRADADGPWLVELAELRSPGAVVGALAAALGAPAGDLGQLTAVLADRATLLVVDNAEHLLPGLAPVVGELLARCPRLRILTTSREALDTPGERVVTIPPLPPADAVALLTDRATAAGAPTDDPAVAARLCADLDGLPLAIELAAAQCRALSLTEVAHRMTGRFALLAAGPHGPPRHRSLADAIGWSCRRLTGRQRRLLNRLSVLDGAFDLDAARRVGAEHPGDEGVVVDLVALVRKSLVTVDTTCAPRRFALLSCVRAYAADQLDAPATGERVRTGRLRSGRGRAGSGRTGAVTPYVRRVAVSRVVAR; encoded by the coding sequence GTGACGGTTGCGGCGACGGACGTCGACCTGTGCGTGCTCGGCCCGGTCAGCGCCCGCCGCGACCACGAGCCGGTGGCGCTCGGCGGTCGCCGGCAACGGATGGTGCTGGCGGCCCTGCTCGTCGCCCGGGGGCGGACCCTGCCGGCGGAACGCCTGCGGGAGCTGGTGTGGGGTGACCACGACCGGACCGCCAGCCGCGCCACCCTGTACGGCTACATCGCCGGCCTGCGTCGGGCGCTGGAACCGCAACGCGCCTCCCGGTCCGGGGGCCTGCTCGTCCGCGAGGGCCCCGGGTACGCGATCCGCCTGCCACCCGACCGGGTCGACGCCGACCGGTTCACCGCGCTGGTCGGCCACGGTGGCGTCCTGCTGGACCGGGGCCGCTCGGCTGAGGCGGTGTCGACCCTGGAGACCGCGCTGGCCCTGTGGCGCGGGCCGGCCTACGCCGACGTCGGCGACACCCCGTTCGCCCTGCCCGAGGTGACCCGGCTGGAGTCGCTGCGCGCCACCGCCGTCGAGCTGCGGCTCACCGCCCTGCTCGACCTGGGGCGGCACGCCGCCGTGCTCGGTGAGCTGCAGGCCCTCGTCCTCGAACATCCGCTGCGGGAACGGGCCTGGGAGCTGCTCGCCCTCGCGCTCTACCGGCTCGGTCGGCAGGGCGACGCGCTCGGTGTGCTCCACCGGGCCCGCCGCCGGCTGGCCGAGCGCCTCGGCGTCGACCCCGGGCCCGCCCTGCGCCGCCTGGAGACCGCGATCCTCAGCCACGACGAGTCGCTCGCCCCGGCCACCGGGGCCGTCGCCGCCGGGCCGGCGCGGCCCGGCGGCGGAAATCTGCCCACCCCGGTCTCGTCGTTCGTGGGGCGCGCCGCCGACCTGGCGGACGTCCGGGCCGCCGTCGCCGCGCACCGGCTGGTCACGCTCACCGGCCCGGCGGGCGTCGGCAAGACCCGGCTGGCGATCGAGCTGGCCCGGCGCCGGGCCGACGCGGACGGACCGTGGCTGGTCGAGCTGGCCGAGCTGCGGTCCCCCGGGGCGGTGGTCGGCGCGCTGGCCGCCGCGCTCGGCGCGCCGGCCGGTGACCTCGGGCAGCTCACCGCCGTACTGGCCGACCGGGCGACCCTGCTGGTCGTCGACAACGCCGAACACCTGCTGCCGGGGCTGGCGCCGGTGGTCGGCGAGCTGCTCGCCCGCTGCCCCCGGCTGCGGATCCTCACCACCAGCCGGGAAGCCCTCGACACCCCCGGCGAGCGGGTCGTGACGATCCCGCCGCTGCCCCCGGCCGACGCCGTCGCCCTGCTCACCGACCGGGCCACGGCGGCGGGCGCCCCGACCGACGACCCGGCGGTCGCCGCGCGGCTCTGCGCGGACCTCGACGGGCTCCCGCTCGCCATCGAACTGGCCGCCGCGCAGTGCCGGGCGCTGTCCCTGACCGAGGTCGCCCACCGGATGACCGGCCGGTTCGCGCTGCTCGCCGCCGGCCCGCACGGCCCGCCACGGCACCGGTCCCTGGCGGACGCGATCGGCTGGAGCTGCCGCCGGCTGACCGGGCGGCAACGACGCCTGCTCAACCGGCTCAGCGTCCTCGACGGCGCCTTCGACCTGGACGCGGCGCGACGGGTCGGGGCGGAGCACCCGGGCGACGAGGGCGTCGTCGTGGATCTCGTCGCGCTGGTCCGCAAGTCGCTGGTCACCGTGGACACCACCTGCGCCCCACGCCGCTTCGCCCTGCTGAGCTGCGTGCGCGCGTACGCCGCCGACCAGCTCGACGCCCCGGCCACGGGGGAACGCGTCCGGACCGGACGCCTCCGGTCCGGACGCGGCCGAGCCGGGAGCGGCCGAACCGGCGCGGTGACGCCGTACGTGCGGCGGGTCGCGGTCAGCCGGGTCGTCGCACGGTGA
- the mmsB gene encoding multiple monosaccharide ABC transporter permease: MTVSKSRTGPERPSSDAPSDALHAGTSDPRTLIMNNLRQSGIFVALVVIVALFAFLTDGVLLSPGNITNIVLQYSYILVLAIGMVILIIGGHIDLSVGSVVALTGAVSAVLVIQQGLPWWVGILAAVAVGLAVGAWHGFWVAYAGIPAFIVTLAGMLLFRGLTLRVLDNISLSPFPTEYQQIAAGFLNGLLGGQGYDAFTLLIAAVAVAGWAVSGFRTRVARIRYQQPVESFPLFVLRVALVGVVVMYFAWQLAHARGLPIVLIILAVLVLGYGLLTRRTVFGRQVYAIGGNLAAAQLSGVKVRTVNFWVFVNMGFLAAVAGVIYSSRSNGAQPAAGNMFELDAIAAAFIGGAAVTGGVGTVVGAMVGGLIMAVMSNGMQLMGVDQSMQSVVKGLVLLVAVAFDVYNKRRAGAAR; this comes from the coding sequence ATGACCGTCAGCAAGTCCAGGACCGGCCCGGAGCGCCCCTCGTCGGACGCGCCCAGCGACGCCCTGCACGCCGGCACCAGCGACCCGCGTACGCTGATCATGAACAACCTGCGGCAGAGCGGCATCTTCGTCGCCCTCGTGGTCATCGTCGCGCTGTTCGCGTTTCTCACCGACGGCGTCCTGCTCAGCCCCGGCAACATCACCAACATCGTCCTGCAGTACTCCTACATCCTGGTGCTCGCCATCGGCATGGTCATCCTGATCATCGGCGGGCACATCGACCTGTCGGTGGGGTCGGTGGTGGCGCTCACCGGCGCGGTCTCCGCCGTGCTGGTCATCCAGCAGGGCCTGCCCTGGTGGGTGGGCATCCTGGCGGCGGTGGCCGTGGGCCTCGCGGTCGGCGCCTGGCACGGCTTCTGGGTGGCGTACGCGGGCATCCCGGCGTTCATCGTCACCCTGGCCGGCATGCTGCTGTTCCGTGGCCTGACGCTGCGGGTGCTGGACAACATCTCGCTGTCGCCGTTCCCGACCGAGTACCAGCAGATCGCGGCGGGCTTCCTCAACGGGCTGCTCGGCGGGCAGGGATACGACGCCTTCACCCTGCTGATCGCCGCCGTCGCGGTGGCCGGCTGGGCGGTCAGCGGCTTCCGTACCCGGGTGGCGCGGATCCGGTACCAGCAGCCCGTCGAGTCGTTCCCGCTGTTCGTCCTGCGGGTGGCCCTGGTCGGGGTCGTGGTCATGTACTTCGCCTGGCAGCTCGCCCACGCCCGGGGCCTGCCGATCGTCCTGATCATCCTGGCCGTCCTGGTGCTCGGCTACGGCCTGCTGACCCGGCGGACGGTCTTCGGCAGGCAGGTCTACGCGATCGGCGGCAACCTGGCCGCGGCGCAACTGTCCGGAGTGAAGGTCCGCACCGTCAACTTCTGGGTCTTCGTCAACATGGGCTTCCTGGCCGCCGTGGCGGGGGTCATCTACTCGTCCCGGTCCAACGGGGCGCAACCGGCCGCCGGCAACATGTTCGAGCTGGACGCCATCGCCGCCGCGTTCATCGGCGGCGCGGCCGTCACCGGGGGCGTCGGCACCGTCGTGGGCGCGATGGTCGGCGGTCTGATCATGGCGGTGATGAGCAACGGCATGCAGCTCATGGGCGTCGACCAGTCGATGCAGTCGGTGGTGAAGGGCCTGGTGCTGCTGGTCGCGGTCGCCTTCGACGTCTACAACAAGCGGCGGGCCGGCGCGGCCCGCTGA
- the mmsA gene encoding multiple monosaccharide ABC transporter ATP-binding protein: MRGITKTFPGVVALRDVSLAVRRGEIHAICGENGAGKSTLMKVLSGVHPSGSYTGEIVFDGSPVQLRGIRDSEARGLVIIHQELALVPYLSIAENIFLGNERRGPGGLIDWNRANAEAGRLLASVGLAENPVTPVGQLGVGKQQLVEIAKALSKQVRLLILDEPTAALNDVDSAHLLGLLRRLRDQGITCILISHKLNEVTAIADSITVLRDGRTVERFDTAGGVTQDRIIRAMVGRDLESFYPDRVSSPGAEVLRIEDWTVRHPVQDRTVVDRVNLTVRAGEVVGIAGLMGAGRTELAMSVFGRSYGRDITGRLFLHGREVRARTVAEAIRNGIAYATEDRKRYGLNLIEDIRRNVSAAALGKLSRFGWMHDNEEIKVAEESRRDLNIRAPSVMSVVGKLSGGNQQKVVLSKWLFTDPDVLILDEPTRGIDVGARYEIYTIVNRLVADGRAVLMISSELPELLGMCDRIYTLSAGRITGELPVGEATQERLMQLMAQDRETKG, translated from the coding sequence ATGCGGGGCATCACCAAGACCTTCCCCGGCGTGGTGGCCCTGCGGGACGTCTCACTCGCGGTACGACGTGGCGAGATCCACGCCATCTGCGGCGAGAACGGCGCCGGCAAGTCCACCCTGATGAAGGTGCTCTCCGGGGTGCACCCGAGCGGCAGCTACACCGGCGAGATCGTCTTCGACGGCTCGCCGGTGCAGTTGCGCGGCATCCGCGACAGCGAGGCCCGCGGCCTGGTCATCATCCACCAGGAGCTGGCCCTGGTGCCGTACCTGTCGATCGCGGAGAACATCTTCCTCGGCAACGAGCGCCGCGGCCCCGGCGGCCTGATCGACTGGAACCGGGCCAACGCCGAGGCCGGCAGGCTGCTGGCCTCGGTCGGCCTGGCCGAGAACCCGGTCACCCCGGTCGGTCAGCTCGGGGTCGGCAAGCAGCAGCTCGTCGAGATCGCCAAGGCGCTGTCCAAGCAGGTACGGCTGCTGATCCTGGACGAGCCGACCGCGGCGCTCAACGACGTCGACTCGGCGCACCTGCTCGGCCTGCTGCGCCGGCTGCGGGACCAGGGCATCACCTGCATCCTGATCTCCCACAAGCTCAACGAGGTCACCGCGATCGCCGATTCGATCACCGTCCTGCGGGACGGTCGCACCGTCGAGCGGTTCGACACCGCCGGCGGGGTCACCCAGGACCGGATCATCCGGGCCATGGTGGGCCGCGACCTGGAGTCGTTCTACCCGGACCGGGTCTCCTCCCCCGGCGCGGAGGTGCTGCGGATCGAGGACTGGACGGTGCGCCATCCCGTCCAGGACCGCACCGTCGTCGACCGGGTCAACCTGACGGTCCGCGCCGGCGAGGTGGTCGGGATCGCCGGGCTGATGGGCGCCGGCCGGACCGAGCTGGCGATGAGCGTCTTCGGCCGCTCCTACGGACGCGACATCACCGGCCGGCTGTTCCTGCACGGTCGGGAGGTCCGGGCCCGCACCGTCGCGGAGGCGATCCGCAACGGCATCGCGTACGCCACCGAGGACCGCAAGCGGTACGGGCTGAACCTGATCGAGGACATCCGCCGCAACGTGTCGGCCGCCGCGCTGGGCAAACTGTCCCGGTTCGGCTGGATGCACGACAACGAGGAGATCAAGGTCGCCGAGGAGAGCCGGCGCGACCTGAACATCCGGGCGCCCAGCGTGATGTCCGTCGTCGGCAAGCTCTCCGGGGGCAACCAGCAGAAGGTCGTCCTGTCGAAGTGGCTGTTCACCGACCCGGACGTGCTGATCCTGGACGAGCCGACGCGCGGCATCGACGTCGGGGCCAGGTACGAGATCTACACGATCGTCAACCGGCTGGTGGCCGACGGCAGGGCGGTCCTCATGATCTCCTCCGAGCTACCCGAACTGCTCGGCATGTGCGACCGCATCTACACGCTCTCGGCCGGCCGGATCACCGGCGAGCTGCCGGTGGGCGAGGCCACCCAGGAGAGGCTCATGCAGCTCATGGCACAGGACAGGGAAACCAAGGGATGA
- a CDS encoding extracellular solute-binding protein yields MAPSRARSWLPYTAAVTAGMLVIGGAFVLVRERAADGGRPRADCATTLEVTSSTEKAALLVELAERYDSSDRMLPGGGCARVHVSALNSGKATEALAAGWVGVGLPEPQVWLPTSSLWTGQLRLLDRAAGRAPQTPDRYPSIANSPLVIAMPKPKGDLVRQRGPMGWGEILGLSGREGWAGFGRPEWGRFTFGKDNPNLSTSGLAATIATYYAAVQRSSDLTRSDLTDPKVTQFVRRIEANVSHYSDDSVDLLRDLAEADLAGGGGSADDLSAVVLQEELVHLYNEGMLSPREEGRQQGRRPTVPLVAVHPKEGTFNLDHPYVVLPSADERQRVAAEDFLAFLTEEPQQRGFAALGFRDHEGHAPAELLASVGAEPAGGLTYFAPPDPAVVEAMLDGWSTLRKKANILIALDTSGSMEAAVGNRTRFQVASAAAAKGLALLNPEDRVGLWSFSSETSQRPGGPYREEVRLGEFDQKQVTSRIAGLHVEGGTALYATVRAAHRHLLDRYDPNRINAVVVLTDGKNEYRRDNDLKRLLADVALDPDRPVKVFCIAFDRESDLATLDQIAKASSGKAFDATDPALIDEAFVKLVSSF; encoded by the coding sequence ATGGCCCCGTCGCGCGCCCGATCATGGCTGCCGTACACCGCCGCTGTCACCGCCGGCATGCTGGTCATCGGCGGGGCGTTCGTGCTCGTCCGGGAGCGGGCCGCGGACGGCGGTCGTCCACGCGCCGACTGCGCGACCACGTTGGAGGTCACCTCCTCGACCGAGAAGGCGGCGCTGCTGGTGGAGCTCGCCGAGCGGTACGACAGCAGCGATCGGATGTTGCCCGGGGGCGGCTGCGCGCGGGTGCACGTCAGCGCGCTCAACTCGGGCAAGGCGACCGAGGCGCTGGCCGCCGGCTGGGTCGGCGTCGGGCTGCCCGAGCCGCAGGTGTGGCTGCCGACGTCGAGCCTGTGGACCGGCCAGCTCCGGCTGCTCGACCGGGCCGCCGGTCGGGCGCCGCAGACCCCGGACCGGTATCCGTCGATCGCCAACAGCCCGCTGGTCATCGCGATGCCGAAACCCAAGGGCGACCTGGTACGCCAGCGCGGCCCGATGGGCTGGGGGGAGATCCTCGGGCTCTCCGGCCGGGAGGGCTGGGCCGGGTTCGGTAGGCCGGAGTGGGGCCGGTTCACCTTCGGCAAGGACAATCCGAACCTGTCCACGTCGGGCCTGGCTGCCACCATCGCCACCTACTACGCCGCCGTGCAGCGGTCCAGCGACCTGACCCGGTCGGACCTGACCGACCCGAAGGTCACCCAGTTCGTCCGCCGGATCGAGGCCAACGTGTCGCACTACAGCGACGACTCGGTGGACCTGCTGCGGGATCTCGCCGAGGCGGACCTGGCCGGTGGGGGCGGCAGCGCCGACGACCTGAGCGCCGTGGTCCTCCAGGAGGAGCTGGTCCACCTCTACAACGAGGGGATGCTGAGCCCCCGGGAGGAGGGACGGCAGCAGGGCCGGCGGCCCACCGTCCCGCTGGTCGCCGTACACCCGAAGGAGGGCACCTTCAACCTGGACCACCCGTACGTGGTGCTGCCCTCCGCCGACGAGCGGCAACGCGTCGCGGCGGAGGACTTCCTGGCCTTCCTGACCGAGGAGCCCCAGCAGCGGGGTTTCGCGGCGCTCGGCTTCCGGGACCACGAGGGCCATGCCCCGGCGGAGCTGCTCGCCAGCGTCGGCGCCGAGCCCGCCGGCGGCCTGACCTACTTCGCGCCGCCGGACCCGGCGGTGGTGGAGGCGATGCTGGACGGCTGGAGCACGCTGCGCAAGAAGGCCAACATCCTGATCGCGTTGGACACCTCCGGCTCGATGGAGGCGGCGGTCGGCAACCGGACCCGCTTCCAGGTCGCCTCGGCGGCGGCGGCGAAGGGCCTCGCGCTGCTCAACCCGGAGGACCGGGTGGGCCTGTGGTCCTTCTCGTCGGAGACGTCGCAGCGTCCGGGCGGACCGTACCGGGAGGAGGTCCGGCTCGGCGAGTTCGACCAGAAGCAGGTCACCAGCCGCATCGCCGGCCTGCACGTCGAGGGTGGCACCGCGCTCTACGCGACCGTCCGGGCCGCGCACCGGCACCTGCTCGACCGGTACGACCCGAACCGGATCAACGCCGTCGTGGTGCTCACCGACGGCAAGAACGAGTACCGCCGGGACAACGACCTGAAGCGGCTGCTCGCCGACGTCGCCCTGGATCCGGACCGCCCGGTGAAGGTCTTCTGCATCGCCTTCGACCGGGAGTCGGATCTCGCCACCCTGGACCAGATCGCCAAGGCGTCCTCGGGTAAGGCGTTCGACGCCACCGATCCGGCGCTGATCGACGAGGCCTTCGTCAAACTGGTGAGCAGTTTCTGA
- a CDS encoding flagellar protein FlhE, translated as MREIRGAGPGRRRWAFPGSVVAAVVLAVTLGTAAPAQAATSSWGSTQQTTYPTIYQTNWVYFGTAFTAPAGTPSTGRISSVSWRWEFLNLPPSLTTYTVYLCASTNGTNCLNVTPNWSSQAWSGSTTAFANFPANTTFQYAVYLSASTTYVVNPPRYSRSYTLDVTYNY; from the coding sequence ATGCGCGAGATCAGAGGAGCCGGGCCGGGCCGACGCCGGTGGGCGTTCCCGGGGTCCGTGGTGGCCGCGGTGGTGCTCGCGGTCACGCTGGGCACGGCCGCCCCCGCCCAGGCCGCCACGTCGAGCTGGGGTTCCACCCAGCAGACCACCTACCCCACCATCTACCAGACCAACTGGGTGTACTTCGGCACCGCGTTCACCGCGCCGGCCGGCACGCCGTCGACCGGGCGGATCAGCTCGGTCTCCTGGCGGTGGGAGTTCCTCAACCTGCCGCCGTCGCTGACCACGTACACCGTGTACCTGTGCGCGAGCACCAACGGCACGAACTGCCTCAACGTCACGCCCAACTGGTCGTCGCAGGCGTGGAGCGGCTCCACCACGGCGTTCGCCAACTTCCCGGCGAACACCACCTTCCAGTACGCGGTGTACCTGTCGGCGTCGACGACGTACGTCGTCAACCCGCCCCGGTACAGCCGCAGCTACACCCTCGACGTCACCTACAACTACTGA
- the chvE gene encoding multiple monosaccharide ABC transporter substrate-binding protein gives MGRRLVAALGGVALALSLVACSGEGAGSGGDTAEKKPGDLTIGVSMPTQTSERWIADGNAVKEKLTAKGYQVDLQYAGDDIPTQAQQIDQMITRGADVLVVAAIDGTALSGQLQAAAEAKIPVISYDRLILNTPNVDFYVSFDNYKVGVAQATALLVGLGLQTKDGAKGAATGPFNIELFAGSLDDNNTQYFFKGAMDTLKPFLDAGTLKVKSGQTRIEQAAILRWQQETAQKRMEDLLTSAYNDGSTVQGVLSPYDGLSRGIITALQNAGYGTGSKKMPVVTGQDAEVASVKLINDGVQGSTVFKDTRLLAEQAVRAAEAFLQEKTPEANDTTTYDNKVKVVPSYLLPIETVYKEDITKVLVDSGYLTAEEVAAGQAKK, from the coding sequence GTGGGCAGACGACTGGTGGCGGCGCTCGGCGGCGTCGCGTTGGCGCTGAGCCTGGTGGCCTGCAGCGGCGAGGGCGCCGGCAGCGGGGGCGACACGGCGGAGAAGAAGCCGGGTGACCTGACCATCGGGGTGTCCATGCCGACACAGACCTCGGAGCGGTGGATCGCCGACGGCAACGCGGTGAAGGAGAAGCTGACCGCCAAGGGTTACCAGGTCGACCTCCAGTACGCCGGCGACGACATCCCCACCCAGGCGCAGCAGATCGACCAGATGATCACCCGGGGCGCGGACGTCCTGGTCGTCGCGGCGATCGACGGCACCGCGCTGAGCGGCCAGCTCCAGGCGGCGGCCGAGGCGAAGATCCCGGTCATCTCGTACGACCGGTTGATCCTGAACACCCCCAACGTCGACTTCTACGTCAGCTTCGACAACTACAAGGTCGGCGTCGCCCAGGCCACCGCCCTGCTGGTCGGGCTCGGCCTGCAGACCAAGGACGGCGCGAAGGGCGCGGCGACCGGGCCGTTCAACATCGAGCTGTTCGCCGGGTCGCTGGACGACAACAACACGCAGTACTTCTTCAAGGGCGCGATGGACACCCTCAAGCCGTTCCTCGACGCCGGCACCCTGAAGGTGAAGTCCGGCCAGACCCGCATCGAGCAGGCGGCGATCCTGCGGTGGCAGCAGGAGACCGCGCAGAAGCGGATGGAGGACCTGCTCACCTCCGCGTACAACGACGGCTCGACCGTCCAGGGTGTGCTGTCGCCGTACGACGGCCTGTCCCGGGGCATCATCACCGCCCTGCAGAACGCCGGATACGGCACGGGGAGCAAGAAGATGCCGGTGGTCACCGGCCAGGACGCCGAGGTCGCCTCGGTGAAGCTGATCAACGACGGGGTGCAGGGCTCCACGGTGTTCAAGGACACCCGGCTCCTCGCCGAGCAGGCGGTCCGCGCGGCGGAGGCGTTCCTCCAGGAGAAGACGCCGGAGGCGAATGACACCACGACGTACGACAACAAGGTGAAGGTCGTCCCGTCGTACCTGCTGCCGATCGAGACCGTCTACAAGGAGGACATCACCAAGGTGCTGGTCGACTCCGGTTACCTGACGGCCGAGGAGGTCGCCGCCGGTCAGGCCAAGAAGTGA
- a CDS encoding serine hydrolase domain-containing protein, with protein sequence MSTPRVHGDVDEGFGRVADVFRDNFATRGEVGASVVVYRHGRRVVDLHGGVADPRSGRPWTPDTPAVVFSCTKGILAVCAYLLVQQGRLDLDAPVVRYWPEFGRQGKAEIPVRWLFTHQSGLPAVDRALTLPQVLAWTPVVEALAEQRPLWTPGAAHRYHPMTYGWLVGEVIRRVTGELPGAFVQRTLGGPLGLRTWLGLPAGERDSVAWTLAAPPGPPGPADPLADRSATMNGAFPFPADDAGLVSFNDPAIQAAGLPGAGAVSTADGLARLYAACVSPVAGPALLTTASVDDATVVRVGGRQFQGGPDAGHRWGTGFLLHSPPGKPMLGPRSFGHDGAGGHLAFGDDAHGIGFGYVVNQMGGVDDDRADRLTAALRDCLAVARPTSTEEPSPTR encoded by the coding sequence GTGAGCACGCCACGTGTGCACGGCGACGTCGACGAGGGGTTCGGCCGGGTGGCCGACGTGTTCCGCGACAACTTCGCCACCCGTGGCGAGGTCGGCGCGTCCGTCGTCGTCTACCGGCACGGCCGCCGGGTCGTCGACCTGCACGGCGGCGTCGCCGACCCGCGCTCCGGGCGACCCTGGACGCCCGACACCCCGGCGGTCGTCTTCTCCTGCACGAAGGGGATCCTGGCGGTCTGCGCGTACCTGCTCGTGCAGCAGGGCCGGCTGGATCTCGACGCGCCGGTCGTGCGCTACTGGCCCGAGTTCGGCCGGCAGGGCAAGGCGGAGATCCCGGTGCGGTGGCTGTTCACGCACCAGTCGGGCCTGCCGGCGGTGGACCGGGCGTTGACCCTGCCGCAGGTGCTCGCCTGGACGCCGGTCGTCGAGGCGCTGGCGGAGCAGCGTCCGCTCTGGACTCCGGGCGCCGCGCACCGGTACCACCCGATGACCTACGGCTGGCTGGTCGGCGAGGTGATCCGTCGGGTCACCGGTGAGCTGCCCGGCGCGTTCGTCCAGCGGACCCTCGGCGGCCCGCTCGGTCTGCGTACCTGGCTCGGGTTGCCGGCCGGGGAACGGGACTCGGTCGCCTGGACGCTGGCCGCGCCGCCCGGCCCGCCCGGTCCGGCGGACCCGCTGGCCGACCGGTCGGCGACGATGAACGGCGCGTTCCCGTTCCCCGCCGACGACGCCGGGCTGGTCAGCTTCAACGACCCGGCCATCCAGGCGGCCGGGCTGCCCGGGGCCGGCGCGGTCAGCACCGCCGACGGCCTGGCCCGGCTCTACGCCGCCTGCGTGTCCCCGGTGGCCGGGCCCGCGCTGCTGACCACCGCCTCCGTCGACGACGCGACGGTCGTGCGGGTCGGGGGGCGGCAGTTCCAGGGCGGGCCGGACGCCGGGCACCGGTGGGGCACCGGTTTCCTGCTGCACTCGCCGCCCGGCAAGCCGATGCTCGGGCCGCGCAGCTTCGGCCACGACGGGGCCGGCGGGCACCTGGCCTTCGGCGACGACGCCCACGGCATCGGTTTCGGTTACGTGGTCAACCAGATGGGCGGGGTCGACGACGACCGGGCCGACCGGCTCACCGCCGCCCTGCGGGACTGCCTGGCCGTCGCGCGCCCGACGTCGACCGAGGAGCCGTCGCCGACCCGTTGA